A single Cannabis sativa cultivar Pink pepper isolate KNU-18-1 chromosome 7, ASM2916894v1, whole genome shotgun sequence DNA region contains:
- the LOC115697808 gene encoding pathogenesis-related protein PR-1, translated as MIKKTFLSSLGLTIFLPFSLLFSLTFSLSTHNIESISHQLTTTSYTYTTIDQFLTPHNILRSKLGLPPLRWSKTLANYAYWWANQRRGDCSLVHSGGDYGENLFWGSGKNWSPGDAVADWGDERRYYDYHSNSCIDNQECLHYTQMVWRHTTKVGCAKVTCWNGDIFISCNYDPHGNVIGQRPF; from the coding sequence aTGATCAAGAAAACCTTCTTATCCTCACTTGGGTTAACAATCTTTCTCCCATTTTCTTTGCTATTTTCTCTCACTTTCTCACTCTCAACTCACAACATTGAATCTATTAGTCATCAACTAACCACAACCTCGTACACCTATACTACAATTGACCAATTTTTGACTCCACACAACATTTTGAGATCCAAGCTAGGACTCCCTCCACTCAGATGGAGCAAAACGCTTGCGAATTACGCCTATTGGTGGGCCAACCAGCGACGTGGCGATTGCTCGTTGGTCCACTCGGGAGGTGATTATGGTGAGAACTTATTTTGGGGAAGTGGGAAAAATTGGAGTCCAGGTGATGCAGTGGCAGATTGGGGTGATGAAAGAAGGTATTATGATTATCACTCTAATTCCTGTATTGATAACCAAGAGTGCCTTCACTATACTCAGATGGTTTGGAGGCATACTACCAAGGTTGGTTGTGCTAAAGTCACTTGTTGGAATGGAGACATATTCATCTCTTGCAATTATGATCCACATGGAAATGTCATTGGCCAAAGACCCTTTTGA
- the LOC133039736 gene encoding secreted RxLR effector protein 161-like, producing the protein MLVGRLIYLSHTRPDIGFSVSVVSQYMNNPTEEHMEAVTRILRYLKMNPRKGLLFKKSDSREVKVYTDSDWAGDVTDRRSTSGYCSYVWGNLVTWRSKKQSVVSRSSAEAEFRALALGVCEGIWLKRLLSELRLFAGESIKMLCDSQAAISIAKNPVHHDRTKHIEIDRHFITEKIENATIQTIYTPSRLQTADVLTKALPRTVFDELVCKLGMFDIHYPT; encoded by the coding sequence ATGTTAGTTGGACGCCTCATCTACCTATCTCATACCAGACCTGACATTGGTTTTTCAGTTAGTGTTGTCAGCCAATACATGAACAATCCCACTGAAGAACACATGGAAGCTGTTACTAGAATTTTAAGATACCTTAAGATGAATCCTAGGAAAGGTCTTCTATTTAAGAAAAGTGATAGCAGAGAGGTCAAAGTCTACACTGATTCAGACTGGGCAGGAGACGTAACAGATAGGAGGAGTACTTCAGGATATTGTTCTTATGTTTGGGGTAATCTAGTGACTTGGAGAAGTAAGAAACAATCAGTGGTTTCAAGAAGTTCAGCTGAAGCAGAATTTAGAGCTCTTGCTCTAGGTGTTTGTGAAGGGATTTGGCTAAAACGATTACTGAGTGAACTACGACTATTTGCAGGAGAGTCCATTAAAATGCTTTGCGATAGTCAGGCTGCTATTAGTATCGCTAAAAATCCTGTTCATCATGACAGGACAAAACATATTGAGATAGATAGACATTTCATCACTGAGAAGATTGAAAATGCCACAATTCAAACTATCTATACTCCATCAAGACTGCAAACAGCCGATGTTCTTACCAAAGCCCTTCCCAGAACTGTCTTTGATGAATTAGTGTGCAAGTTGGGAATGTTTGATATACATTACCCAACTTGA